From a region of the Saccharomyces paradoxus chromosome IV, complete sequence genome:
- the PUS9 gene encoding pseudouridine synthase PUS9 (Mitochondrial tRNA:pseudouridine synthase~similar to YDL036C), producing the protein MQRNNSLRKFFTVPIIMTRHVKRNALSAGLSSAGNATSNEFDEHLQNEVEREKEIQKRKKIKRTQPKKLPSLIGGSTFQSRTTGSKKEKHRQLDPEYKAVIDGPLRKIKPYHFIYRTFCKERWRDKKLVDVFTSEFRDREPEYYKRTIANGEVCLNDKAADLSSVIHNGDLITHQVHRHEPPVTSRPIKVIFEDDNIMVIDKPSGIPVHPTGRYRFNTITKMLQNNLGIVVNPCNRLDRLTSGLMFLAKTPKGADDIGDQLKTREVTKEYVARVVGEFPEMEIIVEKPLKLVEPRLALNAVCQMEEEGAKHAKTVFNRISYDGKTSVVKCKPLTGRSHQIRVHLQYLGHPIANDPIYSNDEVWGSNLGKGGQVDFDTVMAKLDEIGKSKPAKSWFYDGVGYGEVLKQEKCSVCESDLYSDPGPNDLDLWLHAYLYESTKTDEETGKKKWCYKTEYPEWALAR; encoded by the coding sequence AtgcaaagaaataataGTTTAAGAAAGTTCTTTACAGTGCCAATAATCATGACTCGGCATGTCAAAAGAAACGCGTTATCCGCAGGTCTTTCTTCTGCAGGTAATGCAACGTcaaatgaatttgatgaacaTTTACAAAATGAGGTTGAAAGAGAGAaggaaattcaaaaaagaaaaaaaataaaacgaACTCAACCAAAAAAGCTGCCAAGTCTGATCGGCGGATCCACTTTCCAATCAAGAACGACAGGGAGTAAGAAGGAGAAACATAGACAACTAGATCCGGAGTATAAAGCCGTCATCGATGGGCCCCTAAGGAAAATCAAGCCCTACCATTTTATCTACAGGACCTTTTGCAAAGAGCGTTGGagagataaaaaattggtcGATGTCTTCACGTCTGAATTTCGAGATCGTGAACCTGAATACTATAAAAGAACAATTGCCAACGGGGAAGTTTGCTTAAACGATAAGGCTGCGGACCTATCTTCTGTAATTCACAATGGTGATCTGATAACGCATCAAGTGCATAGACATGAGCCTCCAGTTACTTCTAGGCCCATAAAggttatttttgaagatgataacATAATGGTTATTGATAAACCAAGTGGTATACCTGTTCACCCAACTGGCCGATATCGGTTTAATACGATTACGAAGATGCTACAAAATAATCTAGGGATTGTCGTAAATCCATGTAATAGATTAGATAGGCTCACAAGCGGATTAATGTTTTTGGCAAAAACCCCGAAGGGAGCTGATGATATCGGTGATCAACTAAAAACTCGAGAAGTTACTAAAGAATACGTGGCCAGGGTGGTTGGAGAATTTCCAGAAATGGAGATAATTGTTGAAAAGCCTTTAAAACTGGTCGAACCAAGGCTTGCTCTTAATGCAGTGTGCCAAATGGAGGAGGAAGGTGCCAAGCATGCAAAAACTGTTTTCAACAGAATCAGCTACGATGGAAAAACTAGCGTTGTAAAGTGCAAACCGCTTACCGGGCGATCACACCAAATTAGGGTACATTTACAATACTTAGGCCACCCGATTGCTAATGATCCTATTTATTCGAACGACGAAGTATGGGGTAGCAATCTAGGAAAAGGTGGACAGGTTGACTTCGATACAGTTATGGCTAAATTGGATGAAATAGGGAAAAGCAAGCCTGCAAAAAGTTGGTTCTATGATGGTGTCGGGTACGGTGAGGTATtaaagcaagaaaaatgttcTGTTTGTGAATCTGATTTGTATAGTGATCCTGGCCCTAATGACCTTGATCTCTGGTTACACGCATATCTGTACGAATCCACCAAGACTGACGAAGAAaccggaaaaaaaaagtggtGCTACAAAACAGAGTATCCAGAATGGGCTCTAGCAAGATAG